The proteins below are encoded in one region of Pongo pygmaeus isolate AG05252 chromosome 20, NHGRI_mPonPyg2-v2.0_pri, whole genome shotgun sequence:
- the LOC129020422 gene encoding olfactory receptor 7A10-like, protein MKPSYNTQMSEFLLLGLSEEPELQPFLYGLFLYMYLVTVLGNVLIILATISDSHLHTPMYFFFSNLSFADICFVSSTLPKMLVNIQTHSKVITYAGCITQMCFFVFFAGLDIFLLTVMAYDRFVAICHPLHYTVIMSPRLCGLLVLASWIMSALNSLLQSLIVLWLSFCTDLEIPHFFCELNQVTHLACSDTFLNDMVMYFSSALLGGAPLTGILYSYSKIVSSIRAISSAQGKYKAFSTYASHLSVVSLFYGTLLGVYLSSAATHNSYSSAAASVMYTVVTPMLNPFIYSLRNKDIKGVLGRFLGRKTTKGSIFLGLKKCP, encoded by the coding sequence ATGAAACCAAGCTATAATACCCAAATGTCAGAATTTCTTCTTCTGGGGCTTTCAGAGGAACCAGAATTGCAGCCCTTTCTCTATGGGCTGTTCCTGTACATGTACCTGGTCACCGTGCTCGGGAACGTGCTCATCATCTTGGCCACAATCTCAgactcccacctccacacccccatgtacttcttctTCTCCAACCTGTCCTTTGCTGACATCTGTTTTGTGTCTAGCACTCTACCAAAGATGCTGGTGAATATCCAGACACACAGCAAAGTCATCACCTATGCAGGCTGCATCACCCAGATGTGCTTTTTCGTATTCTTTGCAGGATTGGACATCTTTCTCCTGACTGTGATGGCCTATGACCGGTTTGTGGCCATCTGTCACCCCCTGCACTACACGGTCATCATGAGCCCCAGGCTCTGTGGACTGCTGGTTCTGGCATCCTGGATCATGAGTGCCCTGAATTCCTTGCTACAAAGCTTAATAGTACTGTGGCTTTCCTTCTGCACAGATTTGGAAATCCCCCACTTTTTCTGTGAACTTAATCAGGTCACCCACCTTGCCTGTTCTGACACCTTTCTTAACGACATGGTGATGTATTTCTCATCTGCGCTGCTGGGTGGTGCTCCCCTCACTGGGATCCTTTACTCTTACTCTAAGATTGTTTCCTCCATACGTGCAATCTCATCAGCTCAGGGGAAGTACAAGGCATTTTCCACCTATGCGTCTCACCTCTCAGTTGTCTCCTTATTTTATGGTACACTCCTAGGGGTGTACCTTAGTTCTGCTGCAACCCACAACTCATACTCAAGTGCTGCAGCCTCGGTGATGTACACTGTGGTCACCCCCATGCTCAACCCCTTCATCTACAGCCTGAGGAATAAAGACATAAAGGGGGTTCTGGGAAGATTCCTCGGgaggaaaactacaaaaggaTCAATTTTCCTTGGGCTAAAGAAGTGCCCATGA
- the LOC129020423 gene encoding olfactory receptor 7A10-like, which yields MYLVTLLGNLLIILATISDSHLHTPMYFFLSNLSFADICFISTTVPKMLVNIQSQSRVITYAVCITQMCFFVLFEALNSLLLIVMAYDRFVAICHPLHYTVIMSPWLCGLLVLASWIIIVSLFYGTSLGVYFSSAPTQNSHSSAAASVMYTVVTPMLNPFIYSLRNKDIKRALNRFIRVMPFFRKCL from the exons ATGTACCTGGTCACTTTGCTGGGGAACCTGCTCATCATCCTGGCCACAATCTCAgactcccacctccacacccccatgtacttcttcctctccaacctgTCCTTTGCAGACATCTGTTTCATCTCCACTACAGTCCCAAAGATGCTCGTAAACATCCAGTCACAGAGCAGAGTCATCACCTATGCAGTCTGCATCACCCAGATGTGCTTTTTTGTACTCTTTGAAGCGTTGAACAGCTTACTCCTGATTGTGATGGCGTATGACCGGTTTGTGGCCATCTGTCACCCCCTGCACTACACAGTCATCATGAGCCCCTGGCTCTGTGGACTGCTGGTTCTGGCGTCCTGGATTATCA TTGTCTCCTTATTTTATGGTACAAGCCTAGGGGTGTACTTTAGTTCTGCTCCTACCCAAAACTCTCACTCAAGTGCTGCAGCCTCGGTGATGTACACTGTGGTCACCCCCATGCTGAACCCCTTCATCTACAGTCTGAGGAATAAAGACATAAAGAGGGCTCTGAATCGATTCATCAGGGTAATGCCATTCTTCAGGaagtgcctgtga